The following are encoded in a window of Apteryx mantelli isolate bAptMan1 chromosome 17, bAptMan1.hap1, whole genome shotgun sequence genomic DNA:
- the UBE3B gene encoding ubiquitin-protein ligase E3B isoform X1 produces the protein MFSASQSSKAQFLDKARQAREERRELKEKERAAIQIQALIRRFLCRCRLQREIRREVEDFFEANESGSSKRSALSVFRIARKLLFVFNLKVDKERFEKLCRCILNSMDVENEPKVWYVSLALSKDLTLLWIKQIKDILWFCCEFLKQLKPDILQDSKLVNLHLTMLVTFTDTPTWKILRGKGETLRPAMNHICANIMGHLNQKGFYSVLQILLTNGLARSRPSLSKGSLTAIFSLALRPVVAAQFSDNLLRSFLIHIMSVPAIMTHLATLTPERLAVIESHELFRKFILFLSREVQCRDVCVCLEGSHTLCLLGNLVYLGSLNDKVLEEETAHFVGVLIHMLSYCQKYVSQKKSNLTHWHPVLGWFSQTVDYGLNESMPLLTKQLQHLWGVHMIRILFSDVLSKKLLENQEMAQLPAQPISPQNSLPMKNLFKRAFQKSASVRNILKPVGGKRVDSAEVQKVCSICVLYQTTLTTLTQIRLQILTGLTYLDDLLPKLWAFICELGPQGGLKLFLECLNNDTEESKRLLAMLMLFCDCSRHLITILDDIEVYEEQISFKLEELVTISSFLNSFVFKMIWDGIVENARGETLELFHSVHGWLMVLYERDCRRRFAPDDHWLRKDLKPSVLFQELDKDKKRAQLLLQYIPHVIPHKNRVLLFRNMVTKEKEKLGLVETSSASPHVTHITIRRSRMLEDGYEQLRQLSQNAMKGVIRVKFVNDLGVDEAGIDQDGVFKEFLEEIIKKVFDPALNLFKTTSGDERLYPSPTSYIHENYLQLFEFVGKMLGKAVYEGIVVDVPFASFFLSQLLGHHHSVFYSSVDELPSLDSEFYKNLTSIKRYDGDISDLGLTLSYDEDVMGQLVCHELVPGGKTIPVTNENKISYIHLMAHFRMHTQIKSQTAALISGFRSIIKPEWIRMFSAPELQRLISGDNAEIDLEDLKKHTVYYGGFHGSHRVIIWLWDILANDFSPDERAMFLKFVTSCSRPPLLGFAYLKPPFSIRCVEVSDDQDTGDTLGSVLRGFFTIRKKEPGGRLPTSSTCFNLLKLPNYSKKSILREKLRYAISMNTGFELS, from the exons ATGTTCAGCGCAAGCCAGTCATCGAAAGCCCAGTTCCTTGATAAAGCACGCCAGGCTCGGGAGGAGCGGAGagagctgaaggaaaaagagCGAGCCGCCATTCAAATCCAAGCTTTGATCAGGAGGTTTCTCTGTCGATGCCGCCTGCAAAGGGAGATAAG GAGAGAAGTCGAGGATTTCTTTGAGGCAAATGAGTCTGGCTCAAGTAAAAGAAGTGCTCTTTCTGTCTTCAGAATTGCTAGGAAACTGCTGTTCGTATTTAATCTTAAAGTGGACAAAGAG agATTTGAAAAGCTGTGCCGTTGTATTCTTAATAGTATGGATGTTGAGAATGAGCCCAAG GTGTGGTATGTGTCACTGGCACTCTCCAAGGATCTCACACTCCTGTGGATCAAGCAGATCAAAGATATTTTGTGGTTTTGCTGTGAATTTCTCAAGCAACttaag CCTGACATCTTACAAGACTCCAAACTCGTCAATTTGCACCTCACAATGCTTGTCACCTTCACAGACACTCCTACATGGAAAATCCTGCGGGGAAAAG GTGAAACCCTGAGGCCTGCCATGAACCACATCTGTGCAAATATCATGGGACACCTCAATCAGAAGGGATTTTATTCTGTGCTGCAG ATTTTGCTAACTAATGGCTTGGCAAGATCCAGACCATCCTTGTCCAAAGGCTCTTTAACTGCCATCTTCTCCCTTGCATTGCG CCCTGTGGTTGCTGCACAGTTTTCAGACAATCTCTTGAGATCGTTTCTGATACATATCATGTCTGTGCCTGCTATAATGACTCATCTTGCTACTCTAACACCTGAG CGTCTGGCAGTGATAGAATCTCACGAACTCTTCCGCAAGTTCATCTTATTTTTAAGTCGCGAGGTCCAATGCCGAGATGTCTGTGTGTGCTTAGAGGGGAGCCACACTCTCTGCTTGTTGG GTAACCTTGTGTACTTGGGCTCCTTGAATGATAAAGTCCTTGAGGAGGAGACAGCTCATTTTGTTGGTGTGCTCATTCACATGCTCTCCTACTGCCAGAAGTATGTTTCACAAAAGAAGTCCAACCTCACTCACTGGCATCCTGTTCTGGGCTGGTTTTCCCAGACTGTGGATTATGG ATTAAATGAGTCCATGCCTCTGCTGACCAAGCAactgcagcatctctggggaGTCCATATGATCCGCATCCTCTTCAGTGATGTGCTCAGCAAGAAGTTGCTGGAGAATCAGGAAATGGCTCAGTTGCCAGCACAGCCAATTTCCCCTCAGAACAGCCTTCCCATGAAGA ATCTTTTCAAGCGAGCTTTCCAGAAGTCTGCGTCTGTCCGCAACATTCTCAAGCCTGTCGGGGGCAAGCGAGTGGACTCGGCAGAGGTGCAGAAAGTGTGCAGTATCTGTGTCCTGTACCAAACCACACTCACAACGCTAACACAGATCCGCCTCCAGATACTCACAG GCCTCACTTACCTGGATGACCTGTTGCCCAAATTATGGGCTTTTATCTGTGAGCTGGGACCACAGGGTGGGTTAAAACTCTTCTTGGAGTGCTTGAATAATGACACGGAGGAATCTAAGAGGCTGCTGGCCATGTTGATGCTCTTCTGTGACTGTTCCCGCCACCTTATCAC GATTCTTGATGACATAGAAGTCTATGAAGAGCAGATTTCATTCAAACTGGAAGAGCTTGTTACCATCTCGTCTTTTCTGAATTCCTTTGTGTTTAAGATGATCTGGGATGGAATCGTGG AGAATGCCAGAGGGGAGACCCTGGAGCTCTTTCATTCTGTCCACGGCTGGCTCATGGTCTTGTACGAAAGGGACTGCCGCAGGCGTTTTGCTCCCGACGACCACTGGTTACGGAA GGACCTCAAACCCAGCGTGCTCTTCCAGGAGCTGGACAAGGACAAGAAACGAGCCCAGCTGCTCCTGCAGTACATCCCTCATGTCATCCCCCACAAGAAC AGGGTGCTTCTTTTCCGAAATATGgttacaaaggagaaggagaagcttGGGCTTGTTGAAACCAGCTCTGCATCGCCTCATGTCACACACATCACTATCCGTCGCTCGCGGATGTTGGAG GATGGATACGAACAGCTACGGCAGCTTTCCCAGAATGCCATGAAGGGAGTGATCAGAGTGAAGTTTGTGAATGACCTGGGTGTTGATGAGGCTGGTATTGATCAGGATGGTGTCTTCAAGGAGTTTCTGGAAGAGATAATAAAGAAGGTGTTTGACCCTGCGCTCAATTTGTTCAAG ACAACCAGTGGTGATGAGAGGCTGTATCCATCCCCGACATCCTACATTCATGAGAACTACCTGCAGCTCTTTGAGTTTGTGGGGAAGATGCTTGGGAAGGCCGTATATGAG GGAATAGTTGTGGACGTACCATTTGCTTCCTTCTTCTTGAGTCAGCTACTCGGGCACCACCACAGTGTCTTCTACAGCTCTGTAGATGAACTTCCCTCCTTGGACTCCGAGTTTTATAAAAATCTCACTTCAATTAAG CGTTATGATGGTGATATCAGTGACTTGGGCTTAACGCTGTCCTATGATGAAGATGTGATGGGTCAG CTTGTTTGCCATGAACTTGTTCCTGGAGGGAAGACCATTCCCGTTACCAATGAAAATAA GATCAGCTACATCCATCTCATGGCTCACTTCCGGATGCATACACAAATCAAGAGCCAGACAGCAGCGCTCATCAGTGGATTCAGGTCGATCATTAAGCCTGAATGGATTCGTATGTTTTCCGCACCAGAGTTACAGCGACTGATCTCTGGTGACAATGCTGAGATTGACCTCGAGGACTTAAA AAAACACACGGTGTACTACGGGGGCTTCCATGGGAGTCATCGGGTCATTATCTGGCTCTGGGACATCCTAGCCAATGACTTCAGCCCTGACGAAAGAGCCATGTTTCTCAAG tttgttacCAGCTGTTCCAGGCCTCCACTTCTGGGCTTTGCCTACCTCAAGCCTCCTTTCTCAATCCGCTGTGTGGAAGTCTCTGATGATCAG GACACTGGTGACACACTGGGCAGTGTGCTACGGGGCTTCTTCACCATCCGCAAGAAAGAGCCGGGTGGGCGTCTCCCAACCTCCTCTACGTGTTTCAACCTCCTCAAGCTTCCCAACTACAGCAAGAAGAGCATCCTGCGGGAGAAGCTGCGCTACGCCATCAGCATGAACACTGGCTTCGAGCTGTCGTAG
- the UBE3B gene encoding ubiquitin-protein ligase E3B isoform X2, producing MFSASQSSKAQFLDKARQAREERRELKEKERAAIQIQALIRRFLCRCRLQREIRREVEDFFEANESGSSKRSALSVFRIARKLLFVFNLKVDKERFEKLCRCILNSMDVENEPKVWYVSLALSKDLTLLWIKQIKDILWFCCEFLKQLKPDILQDSKLVNLHLTMLVTFTDTPTWKILRGKGETLRPAMNHICANIMGHLNQKGFYSVLQILLTNGLARSRPSLSKGSLTAIFSLALRPVVAAQFSDNLLRSFLIHIMSVPAIMTHLATLTPERLAVIESHELFRKFILFLSREVQCRDVCVCLEGSHTLCLLGNLVYLGSLNDKVLEEETAHFVGVLIHMLSYCQKYVSQKKSNLTHWHPVLGWFSQTVDYGLNESMPLLTKQLQHLWGVHMIRILFSDVLSKKLLENQEMAQLPAQPISPQNSLPMKNLFKRAFQKSASVRNILKPVGGKRVDSAEVQKVCSICVLYQTTLTTLTQIRLQILTGLTYLDDLLPKLWAFICELGPQGGLKLFLECLNNDTEESKRLLAMLMLFCDCSRHLITILDDIEVYEEQISFKLEELVTISSFLNSFVFKMIWDGIVENARGETLELFHSVHGWLMVLYERDCRRRFAPDDHWLRKDLKPSVLFQELDKDKKRAQLLLQYIPHVIPHKNRVLLFRNMVTKEKEKLGLVETSSASPHVTHITIRRSRMLEDGYEQLRQLSQNAMKGVIRVKFVNDLGVDEAGIDQDGVFKEFLEEIIKKVFDPALNLFKTTSGDERLYPSPTSYIHENYLQLFEFVGKMLGKAVYEGIVVDVPFASFFLSQLLGHHHSVFYSSVDELPSLDSEFYKNLTSIKRYDGDISDLGLTLSYDEDVMGQLVCHELVPGGKTIPVTNENKISYIHLMAHFRMHTQIKSQTAALISGFRSIIKPEWIRMFSAPELQRLISGDNAEIDLEDLKKHTVYYGGFHGSHRVIIWLWDILANDFSPDERAMFLKFVTSCSRPPLLGFAYLKPPFSIRCVEVSDDQKQFLETHLENDVAGDLFSV from the exons ATGTTCAGCGCAAGCCAGTCATCGAAAGCCCAGTTCCTTGATAAAGCACGCCAGGCTCGGGAGGAGCGGAGagagctgaaggaaaaagagCGAGCCGCCATTCAAATCCAAGCTTTGATCAGGAGGTTTCTCTGTCGATGCCGCCTGCAAAGGGAGATAAG GAGAGAAGTCGAGGATTTCTTTGAGGCAAATGAGTCTGGCTCAAGTAAAAGAAGTGCTCTTTCTGTCTTCAGAATTGCTAGGAAACTGCTGTTCGTATTTAATCTTAAAGTGGACAAAGAG agATTTGAAAAGCTGTGCCGTTGTATTCTTAATAGTATGGATGTTGAGAATGAGCCCAAG GTGTGGTATGTGTCACTGGCACTCTCCAAGGATCTCACACTCCTGTGGATCAAGCAGATCAAAGATATTTTGTGGTTTTGCTGTGAATTTCTCAAGCAACttaag CCTGACATCTTACAAGACTCCAAACTCGTCAATTTGCACCTCACAATGCTTGTCACCTTCACAGACACTCCTACATGGAAAATCCTGCGGGGAAAAG GTGAAACCCTGAGGCCTGCCATGAACCACATCTGTGCAAATATCATGGGACACCTCAATCAGAAGGGATTTTATTCTGTGCTGCAG ATTTTGCTAACTAATGGCTTGGCAAGATCCAGACCATCCTTGTCCAAAGGCTCTTTAACTGCCATCTTCTCCCTTGCATTGCG CCCTGTGGTTGCTGCACAGTTTTCAGACAATCTCTTGAGATCGTTTCTGATACATATCATGTCTGTGCCTGCTATAATGACTCATCTTGCTACTCTAACACCTGAG CGTCTGGCAGTGATAGAATCTCACGAACTCTTCCGCAAGTTCATCTTATTTTTAAGTCGCGAGGTCCAATGCCGAGATGTCTGTGTGTGCTTAGAGGGGAGCCACACTCTCTGCTTGTTGG GTAACCTTGTGTACTTGGGCTCCTTGAATGATAAAGTCCTTGAGGAGGAGACAGCTCATTTTGTTGGTGTGCTCATTCACATGCTCTCCTACTGCCAGAAGTATGTTTCACAAAAGAAGTCCAACCTCACTCACTGGCATCCTGTTCTGGGCTGGTTTTCCCAGACTGTGGATTATGG ATTAAATGAGTCCATGCCTCTGCTGACCAAGCAactgcagcatctctggggaGTCCATATGATCCGCATCCTCTTCAGTGATGTGCTCAGCAAGAAGTTGCTGGAGAATCAGGAAATGGCTCAGTTGCCAGCACAGCCAATTTCCCCTCAGAACAGCCTTCCCATGAAGA ATCTTTTCAAGCGAGCTTTCCAGAAGTCTGCGTCTGTCCGCAACATTCTCAAGCCTGTCGGGGGCAAGCGAGTGGACTCGGCAGAGGTGCAGAAAGTGTGCAGTATCTGTGTCCTGTACCAAACCACACTCACAACGCTAACACAGATCCGCCTCCAGATACTCACAG GCCTCACTTACCTGGATGACCTGTTGCCCAAATTATGGGCTTTTATCTGTGAGCTGGGACCACAGGGTGGGTTAAAACTCTTCTTGGAGTGCTTGAATAATGACACGGAGGAATCTAAGAGGCTGCTGGCCATGTTGATGCTCTTCTGTGACTGTTCCCGCCACCTTATCAC GATTCTTGATGACATAGAAGTCTATGAAGAGCAGATTTCATTCAAACTGGAAGAGCTTGTTACCATCTCGTCTTTTCTGAATTCCTTTGTGTTTAAGATGATCTGGGATGGAATCGTGG AGAATGCCAGAGGGGAGACCCTGGAGCTCTTTCATTCTGTCCACGGCTGGCTCATGGTCTTGTACGAAAGGGACTGCCGCAGGCGTTTTGCTCCCGACGACCACTGGTTACGGAA GGACCTCAAACCCAGCGTGCTCTTCCAGGAGCTGGACAAGGACAAGAAACGAGCCCAGCTGCTCCTGCAGTACATCCCTCATGTCATCCCCCACAAGAAC AGGGTGCTTCTTTTCCGAAATATGgttacaaaggagaaggagaagcttGGGCTTGTTGAAACCAGCTCTGCATCGCCTCATGTCACACACATCACTATCCGTCGCTCGCGGATGTTGGAG GATGGATACGAACAGCTACGGCAGCTTTCCCAGAATGCCATGAAGGGAGTGATCAGAGTGAAGTTTGTGAATGACCTGGGTGTTGATGAGGCTGGTATTGATCAGGATGGTGTCTTCAAGGAGTTTCTGGAAGAGATAATAAAGAAGGTGTTTGACCCTGCGCTCAATTTGTTCAAG ACAACCAGTGGTGATGAGAGGCTGTATCCATCCCCGACATCCTACATTCATGAGAACTACCTGCAGCTCTTTGAGTTTGTGGGGAAGATGCTTGGGAAGGCCGTATATGAG GGAATAGTTGTGGACGTACCATTTGCTTCCTTCTTCTTGAGTCAGCTACTCGGGCACCACCACAGTGTCTTCTACAGCTCTGTAGATGAACTTCCCTCCTTGGACTCCGAGTTTTATAAAAATCTCACTTCAATTAAG CGTTATGATGGTGATATCAGTGACTTGGGCTTAACGCTGTCCTATGATGAAGATGTGATGGGTCAG CTTGTTTGCCATGAACTTGTTCCTGGAGGGAAGACCATTCCCGTTACCAATGAAAATAA GATCAGCTACATCCATCTCATGGCTCACTTCCGGATGCATACACAAATCAAGAGCCAGACAGCAGCGCTCATCAGTGGATTCAGGTCGATCATTAAGCCTGAATGGATTCGTATGTTTTCCGCACCAGAGTTACAGCGACTGATCTCTGGTGACAATGCTGAGATTGACCTCGAGGACTTAAA AAAACACACGGTGTACTACGGGGGCTTCCATGGGAGTCATCGGGTCATTATCTGGCTCTGGGACATCCTAGCCAATGACTTCAGCCCTGACGAAAGAGCCATGTTTCTCAAG tttgttacCAGCTGTTCCAGGCCTCCACTTCTGGGCTTTGCCTACCTCAAGCCTCCTTTCTCAATCCGCTGTGTGGAAGTCTCTGATGATCAG
- the UBE3B gene encoding ubiquitin-protein ligase E3B isoform X3 — protein sequence MRSQRRSCWHNPWGICVWSICSETERFEKLCRCILNSMDVENEPKVWYVSLALSKDLTLLWIKQIKDILWFCCEFLKQLKPDILQDSKLVNLHLTMLVTFTDTPTWKILRGKGETLRPAMNHICANIMGHLNQKGFYSVLQILLTNGLARSRPSLSKGSLTAIFSLALRPVVAAQFSDNLLRSFLIHIMSVPAIMTHLATLTPERLAVIESHELFRKFILFLSREVQCRDVCVCLEGSHTLCLLGNLVYLGSLNDKVLEEETAHFVGVLIHMLSYCQKYVSQKKSNLTHWHPVLGWFSQTVDYGLNESMPLLTKQLQHLWGVHMIRILFSDVLSKKLLENQEMAQLPAQPISPQNSLPMKNLFKRAFQKSASVRNILKPVGGKRVDSAEVQKVCSICVLYQTTLTTLTQIRLQILTGLTYLDDLLPKLWAFICELGPQGGLKLFLECLNNDTEESKRLLAMLMLFCDCSRHLITILDDIEVYEEQISFKLEELVTISSFLNSFVFKMIWDGIVENARGETLELFHSVHGWLMVLYERDCRRRFAPDDHWLRKDLKPSVLFQELDKDKKRAQLLLQYIPHVIPHKNRVLLFRNMVTKEKEKLGLVETSSASPHVTHITIRRSRMLEDGYEQLRQLSQNAMKGVIRVKFVNDLGVDEAGIDQDGVFKEFLEEIIKKVFDPALNLFKTTSGDERLYPSPTSYIHENYLQLFEFVGKMLGKAVYEGIVVDVPFASFFLSQLLGHHHSVFYSSVDELPSLDSEFYKNLTSIKRYDGDISDLGLTLSYDEDVMGQLVCHELVPGGKTIPVTNENKISYIHLMAHFRMHTQIKSQTAALISGFRSIIKPEWIRMFSAPELQRLISGDNAEIDLEDLKKHTVYYGGFHGSHRVIIWLWDILANDFSPDERAMFLKFVTSCSRPPLLGFAYLKPPFSIRCVEVSDDQDTGDTLGSVLRGFFTIRKKEPGGRLPTSSTCFNLLKLPNYSKKSILREKLRYAISMNTGFELS from the exons ATGCGCTCTCAGAGAAGGAGCTGCTGGCACAATCCATGGGGAATATGTGTTTGGAGCATTTGTTCTGAGACAGAG agATTTGAAAAGCTGTGCCGTTGTATTCTTAATAGTATGGATGTTGAGAATGAGCCCAAG GTGTGGTATGTGTCACTGGCACTCTCCAAGGATCTCACACTCCTGTGGATCAAGCAGATCAAAGATATTTTGTGGTTTTGCTGTGAATTTCTCAAGCAACttaag CCTGACATCTTACAAGACTCCAAACTCGTCAATTTGCACCTCACAATGCTTGTCACCTTCACAGACACTCCTACATGGAAAATCCTGCGGGGAAAAG GTGAAACCCTGAGGCCTGCCATGAACCACATCTGTGCAAATATCATGGGACACCTCAATCAGAAGGGATTTTATTCTGTGCTGCAG ATTTTGCTAACTAATGGCTTGGCAAGATCCAGACCATCCTTGTCCAAAGGCTCTTTAACTGCCATCTTCTCCCTTGCATTGCG CCCTGTGGTTGCTGCACAGTTTTCAGACAATCTCTTGAGATCGTTTCTGATACATATCATGTCTGTGCCTGCTATAATGACTCATCTTGCTACTCTAACACCTGAG CGTCTGGCAGTGATAGAATCTCACGAACTCTTCCGCAAGTTCATCTTATTTTTAAGTCGCGAGGTCCAATGCCGAGATGTCTGTGTGTGCTTAGAGGGGAGCCACACTCTCTGCTTGTTGG GTAACCTTGTGTACTTGGGCTCCTTGAATGATAAAGTCCTTGAGGAGGAGACAGCTCATTTTGTTGGTGTGCTCATTCACATGCTCTCCTACTGCCAGAAGTATGTTTCACAAAAGAAGTCCAACCTCACTCACTGGCATCCTGTTCTGGGCTGGTTTTCCCAGACTGTGGATTATGG ATTAAATGAGTCCATGCCTCTGCTGACCAAGCAactgcagcatctctggggaGTCCATATGATCCGCATCCTCTTCAGTGATGTGCTCAGCAAGAAGTTGCTGGAGAATCAGGAAATGGCTCAGTTGCCAGCACAGCCAATTTCCCCTCAGAACAGCCTTCCCATGAAGA ATCTTTTCAAGCGAGCTTTCCAGAAGTCTGCGTCTGTCCGCAACATTCTCAAGCCTGTCGGGGGCAAGCGAGTGGACTCGGCAGAGGTGCAGAAAGTGTGCAGTATCTGTGTCCTGTACCAAACCACACTCACAACGCTAACACAGATCCGCCTCCAGATACTCACAG GCCTCACTTACCTGGATGACCTGTTGCCCAAATTATGGGCTTTTATCTGTGAGCTGGGACCACAGGGTGGGTTAAAACTCTTCTTGGAGTGCTTGAATAATGACACGGAGGAATCTAAGAGGCTGCTGGCCATGTTGATGCTCTTCTGTGACTGTTCCCGCCACCTTATCAC GATTCTTGATGACATAGAAGTCTATGAAGAGCAGATTTCATTCAAACTGGAAGAGCTTGTTACCATCTCGTCTTTTCTGAATTCCTTTGTGTTTAAGATGATCTGGGATGGAATCGTGG AGAATGCCAGAGGGGAGACCCTGGAGCTCTTTCATTCTGTCCACGGCTGGCTCATGGTCTTGTACGAAAGGGACTGCCGCAGGCGTTTTGCTCCCGACGACCACTGGTTACGGAA GGACCTCAAACCCAGCGTGCTCTTCCAGGAGCTGGACAAGGACAAGAAACGAGCCCAGCTGCTCCTGCAGTACATCCCTCATGTCATCCCCCACAAGAAC AGGGTGCTTCTTTTCCGAAATATGgttacaaaggagaaggagaagcttGGGCTTGTTGAAACCAGCTCTGCATCGCCTCATGTCACACACATCACTATCCGTCGCTCGCGGATGTTGGAG GATGGATACGAACAGCTACGGCAGCTTTCCCAGAATGCCATGAAGGGAGTGATCAGAGTGAAGTTTGTGAATGACCTGGGTGTTGATGAGGCTGGTATTGATCAGGATGGTGTCTTCAAGGAGTTTCTGGAAGAGATAATAAAGAAGGTGTTTGACCCTGCGCTCAATTTGTTCAAG ACAACCAGTGGTGATGAGAGGCTGTATCCATCCCCGACATCCTACATTCATGAGAACTACCTGCAGCTCTTTGAGTTTGTGGGGAAGATGCTTGGGAAGGCCGTATATGAG GGAATAGTTGTGGACGTACCATTTGCTTCCTTCTTCTTGAGTCAGCTACTCGGGCACCACCACAGTGTCTTCTACAGCTCTGTAGATGAACTTCCCTCCTTGGACTCCGAGTTTTATAAAAATCTCACTTCAATTAAG CGTTATGATGGTGATATCAGTGACTTGGGCTTAACGCTGTCCTATGATGAAGATGTGATGGGTCAG CTTGTTTGCCATGAACTTGTTCCTGGAGGGAAGACCATTCCCGTTACCAATGAAAATAA GATCAGCTACATCCATCTCATGGCTCACTTCCGGATGCATACACAAATCAAGAGCCAGACAGCAGCGCTCATCAGTGGATTCAGGTCGATCATTAAGCCTGAATGGATTCGTATGTTTTCCGCACCAGAGTTACAGCGACTGATCTCTGGTGACAATGCTGAGATTGACCTCGAGGACTTAAA AAAACACACGGTGTACTACGGGGGCTTCCATGGGAGTCATCGGGTCATTATCTGGCTCTGGGACATCCTAGCCAATGACTTCAGCCCTGACGAAAGAGCCATGTTTCTCAAG tttgttacCAGCTGTTCCAGGCCTCCACTTCTGGGCTTTGCCTACCTCAAGCCTCCTTTCTCAATCCGCTGTGTGGAAGTCTCTGATGATCAG GACACTGGTGACACACTGGGCAGTGTGCTACGGGGCTTCTTCACCATCCGCAAGAAAGAGCCGGGTGGGCGTCTCCCAACCTCCTCTACGTGTTTCAACCTCCTCAAGCTTCCCAACTACAGCAAGAAGAGCATCCTGCGGGAGAAGCTGCGCTACGCCATCAGCATGAACACTGGCTTCGAGCTGTCGTAG